One Prunus dulcis chromosome 7, ALMONDv2, whole genome shotgun sequence DNA segment encodes these proteins:
- the LOC117633520 gene encoding protein SHI RELATED SEQUENCE 1-like, which translates to MAGFFSLGRGGNNNNNNQDQDHHNSNNPPPPDHQIAPETLFWYKNEDVAAQPYKGFELWQQQEQLLQLQTQPPRLFHHHPHHHQDLYASAAALGVGPSSRGSDDTSSSRSAAALMMMRSSSSGGAGGSGGGSASCQDCGNQAKKDCIHMRCRTCCKSRGFDCPTHVKSTWVPASKRRERQQQLMALQQQQQQEHHQQRQQQQQQLQVIRGENSKRLRENPNSNSSLRILGNTSGLELGNFPAEVSSPAVFRCVRVSSIEDDDDQYAYQTAVNIGGHLFKGILYDQGPETSNYNMNMAAAAAAVETSSGGGGVNIQPLNLIAGATTAANTATIGGGDDEGVAGASTTVIDPSSLYPAPLNTYMAGTQFFLPPRS; encoded by the exons ATGGCTGGTTTTTTCTCGTTAGGCAGAGGcggcaacaacaacaacaacaaccaaGATCAAGACCACCATAACAGCAATAACCCACCCCCACCTGATCATCAAATTGCTCCGGAGACGTTGTTCTGGTACAAGAATGAGGACGTGGCAGCTCAGCCGTACAAAGGGTTCGAGCTATGGCAGCAACAAGAGCAGCTCCTCCAGCTCCAAACCCAGCCACCACGCCTCTTCCACCACCACCCCCATCACCATCAAGATCTCTACGCATCCGCTGCCGCTCTAGGCGTGGGGCCCAGCAGCAGGGGCTCGGATGACACGTCGTCGTCGCGGTCGGCCGCCgcgttgatgatgatgaggtcGTCCTCCAGCGGAGGCGCAGGTGGAAGCGGAGGAGGAAGCGCCAGCTGTCAAGACTGCGGAAACCAAGCCAAAAAAGATTGCATTCACATGAGGTGCCGGACTTGCTGCAAGAGCCGAGGGTTCGACTGCCCGACCCACGTGAAGAGCACGTGGGTTCCGGCGTCGAAGCGCCGCGAGCGGCAGCAACAGCTCATGGCTTTGcagcaacaacagcagcaaGAACATCATCAACAAcgacagcagcagcagcagcagctgcaaGTGATTCGGGGAGAGAATTCCAAGAGGCTGAGAGAAAATCCAAACTCCAATTCTTCCCTTCGCATTCTCGGCAACACGTCAg gGTTGGAGTTGGGGAATTTTCCGGCAGAAGTGAGCTCGCCCGCGGTGTTTCGCTGCGTAAGAGTGAGCTCTATCGAGGACGACGATGATCAGTACGCGTATCAGACGGCTGTGAACATAGGAGGCCATTTGTTTAAAGGAATTCTCTACGACCAAGGCCCCGAAACCTCTAACTACAACATGAACATGGCTGCTGCCGCTGCTGCAGTTGAAACTTCATCTGGTGGCGGTGGAGTGAATATCCAGCCGCTTAATCTCATTGCTGGCGCCACCACCGCCGCCAACACAGCCACCATTGGCGGCGGTGATGACGAGGGCGTGGCGGGGGCTTCCACGACAGTTATAGATCCTTCTTCTCTATACCCAGCTCCACTTAATACATACATGGCTGGTACGCAATTCTTCCTACCACCAAGATCTTGA